In Tripterygium wilfordii isolate XIE 37 chromosome 17, ASM1340144v1, whole genome shotgun sequence, the genomic window CTCATGATTTAATTCATCTTCCCAGTGCTGAGAAGGCACTCCAATTGAAGTTGCAGATTCTAGTTGAGTTTGATTGTATGTGCTGTCCTGAGGAAGGATCTGGTTCTTTTCAGGCTTCAAACGACTCAAAGATCCAGGGGTGCCTTTATCCATGGCCTGTAACCATGCAGTTTCTAGCCTTTGCTCACGGATAATGGATTCTATTCTCTGCATTGGGATAACCTGCCTTTTCGGTTTTGTACCATTAATCTCAGAATTGGCTTCAGCAAGTGACTCTCGTGATCCAGAAGTAGATTTCATGGAACCATTTAGCAGTGGTGAAGAATTGCAATACCCTTGTTCTCCTCCATTCAGTCCTGCTTCAAAATCATGACGACTCCCTACAATAGTTGCTTCAGTTCTTTTCTGCCCAACTAGTGAATGATTTGCCAAACCCTCCGCCACTGGCAATATGATAATTCTAATTTCTACATTGCATCTCAGGACCATTTCAATGGAGTTTCTGATACTGCTTAGAAACCTTTCAACTCTAGATTTGATAGTTTCATCCCCAAAAGCAATATAAGCAACCATAActcctacaaaaaaaaatacagtatCAATAAAATGGCATAATtgctcaaatacacaaaaatacaGATGCACAAACCATTATAAAAGAGACTGCTATAGTTAGGGGCATTTAGAGCTCAACTATAAAAAGAAAACAGTACAATGCTGACATGCACTACTTACCAAGTCATTCGGCTATCCAATATCAGATTGAACAAAAGCCAATGCTTGACGAAAAAAGATAACAAGATAGTGTTTAGGAGTGCCAAGCAACCACAGTTACACTGCTTtaatttgaacttttttttgtctttaatttGAACTTAATGCCATATATAACATGTTGGCATCACAAGTTGCATCATGGCAGCAGCAAAGTTGCATACTTGCATCCTTGGAGCCAGTTAAAGACTTAAAGCCCATTTGATGAATTAACCCAAAAAAAGGGTCAATTTAAAGGTAAATAAGGAATATGGTGGACAAGATCATTCTTTCTTAGCTTTGTTGTTTTATGTGAAGTTTATGTGATGTTAGGAGATTTGTTGATGCGGTAcataatgcaatttatcaaGGCACATTACATCTTAATGATGAAAAGACATGACATAGAAAACTGGGTGATAAAGAGGGGATCACAAATAACAAAGGAATACAGTACACACATAAGAGATGGCCAAACTGTATGACATTCCAAGCAAAATCTAAAGAATTGCAGCCAGCAGCCTAAGCCCATTATGAATAACTAGCAAGCAGATATCAATATCAATGTCTTTGATTCAGACATTTAATGCATTGTTTGCATTGTCTCCTCAAGAAATGACTAACTGTGATTGTTGAGGAGAATGAATCGTGGAGGTGTCAACTCAAATTATTAGCATTTTAAATCACACTAAAAGCCATCCCAATAGCAAGCATCAAAAGACACTTTTCAGGTGCTGGAGGGGCCAGATGCACAGAGGCTTATTTAGGAGTTTTGCTCAGGGGGCAAGCCTATGGCATATACTACTAACCAGATCACCAGTATGGTGATATTTGATCCAAAAAGCAATAAAAGTAGAAACAGAGGCATAAAATTAATGGCATATACTGagctaaaaaagaaaaaaaatttgcaaaatcTTCATTATGCATGCCTATTTCTTGAATCAGCACAAGCACTTGTGACTACCACATCTGTTGAACTACTATATATGGATGCAACATAGACAAAgtaaaagagagggaaaaaagcTATACATTACTGCATTTCGTATCATGATTCAGAGGACTAAATGGAACGGATAGATAGCTTATGTACTGACCTTCGACTTCAGAGATAGATAAAAGCTTTCCATGAGCATGCAGTAGTTGTCTAAGTGTTTTTGAGTGGCACCTCTCAATACACTTTGCCCATATGTCATTCAACTTGTCTGAGTTTCTGAAATACATGTTTCCTATCATTATGGCATCATGTGAGGCAGAAGAGATATGACCATCCATTAATTGGTTATGTGAGGGACCAAAACCATCAGGTTGTGTTGTTAATTCCCCTTGATGGCTGGAATTCCCATTTACTGTCATATGTAAGGAAACAGGCGATGTTGACTTTCGAGGCACATATCTAGCTTCTCTTGAAGCACTTGATTGATCTTCCACAGTTGTCCTAGAACTCTGTCTCCTACTGCTGCTGGACAGAGTGAAATCTGGAGAAGCCACTGATCCAAGCTGCAAAAGAGCTGCTGTGAACCATGTTGAACGTTCACTGGAAACCCTTATCTGTTTCTCAGCCTCTGAGAGAAGCTTTAAAGCATGCTTTAGTTTCTCCAGCTCTGCTTCAGTCACTACATTCACAATGATGACATATCTTCATGATTGCAGTCATGGAAACATGAAGTATAAGAGCTCTTCATCAATAGATCATGGGAAACTACCACTGAGATGAAATCTCACTGCTGAAGTATAATATAACGCAAGATAATGACAAAAAGTAACTTTGTCTACAAAAATTTACCGAGTCATAAGAATTAACAAATGAAAGGACAAACCGATGACCTGGCCTTTTGGACAAGTATATTCAGCTGGATGCAAAGCAAAAATCACAACACCAATAACTATTATTCTAAAATTTTAGGGATATTGCAGGTATACTTACATTAATGTTTTAAGTGTattcactttttaaattttgtgatCACATTGTTCCACAGCGAAAAGTGAGTGATAAAATCCCTATTatttgaagaaaaggaaaaaaaaaaagaactcggAAATTTATTGCTCCATTTAATGAAAGAAATGGCAAAAAATTAAATCACCTATActtaaatcaattagtattctGTACATTAAGATATATGTAACCATTTACTTTCACcattgtatataaaaaaaaaacatttacttTCACCATGTGAAAGTAATCCTCATTAGGATAAACTTTAAGATTATTAGATTTTAGTACCGAATAGTACGAGTAAAAGGGTGACACTCACAACTTCGACCTCCAAAAAAGGGATCATTGTACTTGGCATCAATGATGTTGTAAGTTCCAGCAATGATATCCATAATGagactagcaagttgagacatcaAAACAGTTGGATCAATCCCCGAGTCCATCAACTCCCTTGCTCTTTTCACTGTTTCTGAGGTGTTAGACGACAAAGCTAACTCCAGAAGTTCTAGTAATTTCTCATCTGAAACAACCCCCACCTGCAGAGAaggtaaattaaattaaataagagCAATTTACTGATTCAGTTATAGAGTACATACACCAACTTACTGCTTGACCAGTTGACCGCATTAACCAATTGCCCTTTTCCAAGGCATGAAATCATAATAGTAATAAATTTGACAGATTAAAATGGACTAAGAGAACATTGATGGCAAAAGGCTTACAAGTTCATTTACAAGAGATGTAGTGATCTTTCTTCCCAGCAAACTCAACTGGTCTAACATAGTCTCCGCATCACGAAGTGAACCATCAGCATTCAGCGCAATCAAATCCAAGGCATCTGACTCAATATCCAAATTCTCCAGGGAGGATATTTTCTTCAACCTGGATACAATATCACCatctttaattttgttaaacaGGTACTTCTGACAACGCGATTGTACAGTTCGAGGCACATTGTCAGGATCAGTTGTAATGAATATGAACACAATTCGTTGTGGTGATTCTTCAAGAAATTTGAGAAATGCCAGCCATGTCTTAGAGAGCAGCAAGTGGCACTCATCAATAACAAAAACCTTATATCGTGAGGAGGCTGATGGAAGGCCCCCAGTAATCTTTTTCAGAAAGTATCTAACCTTGTCAATTTTCTTCTTATCTGTACCATCAACTTCCCACAGATCCCTGCTCTTTCCAGAGAATATATCAGAGCAATCCCTGCAATGCCCACATGGCTTAGTTTCTTCAGTACACTGACAATTCAGAGCAGCAGCAAAAATCCTAGCTGCTGAGGTCTTACCAGTCCCACGGGGACCCTGGAGAAGGTAAACAGGGGCAATCCGTCCCTTTAGAATAGCATTCGTAAGTGATTGGACCACGATATTCTGCCCAACCAATTCATCAAAGAATGTTGGCTTGTATTTATGGCTTAAACTCTGGATATTCTCTGGTGTACCTTCCTCCTCCCCTTCCCCATTTAAAGGTACAATCTCTAACCCAACTTGACTCCTACAGCTAGAGGACCACCTCCTTCCATCCAATCTACTTAAAGCTTCCAAATCAAGCTCCCCAAAATTGGTAGAAAGCTCATCATCACTACAGCCAGTACCCAAGGATGAGCCTCCTCTGCCATCAGCACTATTAGCTAGCAATGGGACAAGACCTGGAGCATTTCTGGGAGTGCTTCGCCACTTATTGGGAACGGATGATGCACGTCGGTGTCTATGATACATTGACTGACTACCACATAACATGCTACTTCCTTTCCTCCGTAGCGTATctgaaagagatggagaataACAACCACCAAACGAACCCTTATGTTTCGGAGTCCTCCTAGACCAATAGCAAGGAATCCCACATCCCTTTCGTCCTGGAAAATCCAAATTGTCATCCCCCTCATCATCCCCATCATTGAAAGATGTTGTAGTGGCATCCCAATCTCCAACATTGCTTGGGTTGCGATGATTATACCTATTAAAAGAACTAGTTGACAAAGCTGGAGTGCTATATGAATAAGAAGAGTCCTCCTTTCTACTACTTCTCAATAATTTAGACGGTGAATGTGCCCAACCCTTTTGCCTTAGCTTCAACAACAATGGTGATAAACCATAAGCTTTTCTTAAATCCTCTGAAATATTATACTCTTCAGTATCATCAGATTGCTCCACAGAATCACCCCTCACTGAACTTAAAGCCATTGGAGGATGTCCCTTAGGCAATCCTCCCACATTAACTTTCTTATCAAGATCATTATCTTTCCTTTGATATCCGGATAAAATATCCAAATGAGATTTATGTTTCCTACTCTTCTTCTTATTTCCTGCCACTCTTTTCACTGATGACATGCCTAATGCCACATTATTTGTATCTCTACACCTAAACATCTTGGAGGCAGACCTTGTCTCCCCAGTGTAAGTATCACTCTTGGAATCCCCACCATTTCTAGCATCACTCAAATTGTCATCAAGACACTCCGGAATCGAGAAAGACACATCATCTTCCTCCTTTTTGCTTAATGATTTCTGGTTCTTCCAGTTGTACAGAAACACCCTTTTCTCCTTGTCTTTCCCACTGGCATTGTTATTGTTAATAGGaagttgagaaaaatcaaaatggGTATTCAAGTGAACATCATTACCATTAACATCTTGTCTTACAAATGCACTCTCTTGtagttgttgctgctgcttccAAACGGAAGCAGAGTTGGAAGCTGCTTCAACTACAGCTGCTGCAGATCTAGAAGTACTAAGAGGTGACTTCCATGACGAAGTAGTCCCTGGATCCCGCAACACCCGGGCAGCCTTTCGGATTTGTGTGAGCTCCTTCTTCAAGTGAAGCCTGCTTGGATCAGATACTCTCATTGCTGCCATTTTTCCCTCTCTGTCAGCCCAAAAAAACCCGCAATCAAAAACCCATCAAagtaaatttaattaatcaacaatAAAATAGTCCTCATCATATTCCCATTTCATTGACCCCTATTCACACAACTCTAAAACAAATGAGTATATGTATAATGATTGGTACTATTGAAGCCTGAAGGAGAGATGTTGATGGGTTTTTGTGAGTTACTGCAGATCTGACAAATAGAGAGAAGCGAAATGGGACTATCCAATGAAACACAAAGCTATGATCCTCCATATAACAATTCCATAGTATCTCTACTTTCTCTCACTAGGGTTCTACTTGGCGCCCCCAAAGATCTTTAAagttgaatctctctctctgtaaCTTGTaagaaaagaggaagagagacagagaagtccttttctctctctataataaataaaaaataggaaaatttgGATATCTCCCACCAAGCCCCGCCCGGAGTATCCGggattataattttaaattttttatttcatttgttGTCATATACACAGTCAGTATAATAACTCTTTTTAAAAAAGGTCGAATTTCTATATTcctgaaatatttatataattttcttaatttcatatgtttttttttctattttacattttGTGTTAGAtgttaattttaaaaatgattttaGTTTATGACTTTATGTGGTTACGATATC contains:
- the LOC119982568 gene encoding protein STICHEL-like, which translates into the protein MAAMRVSDPSRLHLKKELTQIRKAARVLRDPGTTSSWKSPLSTSRSAAAVVEAASNSASVWKQQQQLQESAFVRQDVNGNDVHLNTHFDFSQLPINNNNASGKDKEKRVFLYNWKNQKSLSKKEEDDVSFSIPECLDDNLSDARNGGDSKSDTYTGETRSASKMFRCRDTNNVALGMSSVKRVAGNKKKSRKHKSHLDILSGYQRKDNDLDKKVNVGGLPKGHPPMALSSVRGDSVEQSDDTEEYNISEDLRKAYGLSPLLLKLRQKGWAHSPSKLLRSSRKEDSSYSYSTPALSTSSFNRYNHRNPSNVGDWDATTTSFNDGDDEGDDNLDFPGRKGCGIPCYWSRRTPKHKGSFGGCYSPSLSDTLRRKGSSMLCGSQSMYHRHRRASSVPNKWRSTPRNAPGLVPLLANSADGRGGSSLGTGCSDDELSTNFGELDLEALSRLDGRRWSSSCRSQVGLEIVPLNGEGEEEGTPENIQSLSHKYKPTFFDELVGQNIVVQSLTNAILKGRIAPVYLLQGPRGTGKTSAARIFAAALNCQCTEETKPCGHCRDCSDIFSGKSRDLWEVDGTDKKKIDKVRYFLKKITGGLPSASSRYKVFVIDECHLLLSKTWLAFLKFLEESPQRIVFIFITTDPDNVPRTVQSRCQKYLFNKIKDGDIVSRLKKISSLENLDIESDALDLIALNADGSLRDAETMLDQLSLLGRKITTSLVNELVGVVSDEKLLELLELALSSNTSETVKRARELMDSGIDPTVLMSQLASLIMDIIAGTYNIIDAKYNDPFFGGRSLTEAELEKLKHALKLLSEAEKQIRVSSERSTWFTAALLQLGSVASPDFTLSSSSRRQSSRTTVEDQSSASREARYVPRKSTSPVSLHMTVNGNSSHQGELTTQPDGFGPSHNQLMDGHISSASHDAIMIGNMYFRNSDKLNDIWAKCIERCHSKTLRQLLHAHGKLLSISEVEGVMVAYIAFGDETIKSRVERFLSSIRNSIEMVLRCNVEIRIIILPVAEGLANHSLVGQKRTEATIVGSRHDFEAGLNGGEQGYCNSSPLLNGSMKSTSGSRESLAEANSEINGTKPKRQVIPMQRIESIIREQRLETAWLQAMDKGTPGSLSRLKPEKNQILPQDSTYNQTQLESATSIGVPSQHWEDELNHELKVLKMQDKRTLQKDQPSRRIDHYTMSPSLLHHSAFAGSLSRENLGYESGAGGGGCSGLFCWNTNKRTHIRGKVKRTTNPSRGSRRFCLFGECGQPKNSESRSRR